The nucleotide sequence TTATGGAAAGATAACCGTTAATCTGAATTTAGTTAAAAATAAAGATAAAGAAGAAATACTTATAGATATTATTGACAGTGGAAGCGGGCTTACACCTCAAGATATTGCTAATATAAAATACCCATTCTTAGGACAAGCAATGGGAGACAAATATTATTCTAATTCAGGTATCATTTTTTATTTATGCCATTTGCTATGCAACAAAATACAAGGAGAATTAACGATTAAGAGCCAAGAAAGTATTGGTTCTCATTTCCAAATTGCACTCCCATACCAGCATATAGATACTGAAGAACGAACATTTAACGTATTATTAGAGGGAATAAACGCAAAACTCGCTATAAAAAATCCTGAAATAGAAAAAATTATCTGTCAACAGCTTGATAAATATGGCGCCACATACTTTGATAAAAATAGAGAGAATCTTTATCCTGAATACGATATCATACTTAAGGATACACCGAATGATAACCCTGAATCTCCAACAATATTATTAATGAGTTCTATTGTTGGATTTGAAAAAATATCAAAAGATTTAATAAAGTGTAACTATAACTTCGGTGATCCTTTAATAGAGGCTATTACTTATTTAATTGAAGAAAATGAGTCATTTTCCCTAGATACAACTAAAGAGAGTATTTGGGATGAAAATAATAACCTTGATAAATACGAAGTAATTCTTAATAATTATAGGAAGAAGTTGAATGGTAGTGATTATAAGGAACTATTTATCAGTACTGTTCCTATTGATGTTGAAAAACTACACTTAGAAGCAACAAATAAAGACTTTCATTCTCTAGCCCAGACAGCTCACCGTCTAAAAGGGGTTTTTGCCATGTTAGATTTAGAATATCTCAGAGAAAGCTGTGAATATTTAGAGCATGACATAAAAAATCATAATGAATTAGAGATCAAAGAACGTATCACTCAACTGGATAAATGGATTCAACAGTTGCTGCAGCAAGGTAACAATTAAACATGAATAACCTTAATATTATTATTGCCGATGATCACCCAATCGTTTTATTCGGTATTCGTAAATCTTTAGAACAAATTGAATGGGTCAATGTTGTAGGTGAATTTGAAGATTCGACTTCACTTATCAATAACTTACCTAAGTTAAATGTGGATGCTTTAATTACTGACTTGTCTATGCCTGGCGATAAGTATGGTGATGGTATTACACTCATTAAGTACATCAAAAGACATTATCCTAATTTGTCTATTATCGTACTCACAATGAATAACAACCCAGCTATTTTGAGCGCAGTTCTTGATCTTGAAATTGAAGGTATTGTGCTTAAGCAAGGTGCTCCGACTGATCTACCAAAAGCATTGGCTGCACTACAAAAAGGCAAGAAATTTATGCCTGAAAGCGTTGCGAAGCTACTTGAAAAAGTAAATGCAAATGGTTATGGCGATAAACGTTTATCACCAAAAGAAAGTGAAGTGCTGAGATTATTTGCTGAAGGCTTTCTTGTGACTGAAATCGCGAAAAAACTTAATCGTAGTATTAAAACGATCAGCAGTCAGAAAAAATCAGCCATGATGAAATTAGGTGTCGATAACGATATCGCATTACTTAATTACTTGTCATCAGTGACTATTGATAAGGAAATTAACGGCCCGGATTAATTTCACCGTAGTTACCCTAGTCGCACCGATAAAATCAGGAAGCTCATCCCTTTGTGGGAGCTTCTCTGCTTTTTAATTTTTACTCTTTATCCCTCATTTTCTTTGGGTTTGCCTTTCTCTTTTCTTGCAAATATTTCCTGTTCAGAAGCACCTTATAAGCTACATGGCTTTATATCTGTACCTTTACTAGTTTTTTCGCTTATAGGCTGTTACAGAGACTCCCTCACTCTCCTTTTAATCAGCTTGTCTTATTATGGCTGTACTTTGCTTCATTTTATCTATCAAAATGCTTTGTAATTACGTCATTTTTACCTTATTTTGACTTAAAAAAAACCAAGGCTAATAAATTAGCCTTGGTTTTTAACTCGCTTTATTGTTCACGATCTAGAATTATTCTTTAGGTATATGCTTCACCAATACTTCTCTTAAAATAGAAAGCGAAACAGGTTTAGATACACAATCATTCATTCCTGCATCAATACAACGTTGTTTCTCTTCTGCAATCGCATTCGCCGTCACACCAATCACAGGCATATTACTGCCTATTTCTCTTATATGTGTTGCCAGCTGATAACCATTCATGTTTGGCATATTGACATCCGTCAGAACGATATCAACATGATTTTTAGCTAAATACGTTAATGCGTCACAACCATCTTCTGCTGTTACTGTATTAAAACCGATTTTTTTCAGTTGATCGGTCAACAATAAGCGGTTTATTGGGTGATCATCGACAATAAGAATCGTTAAGGTTTGTAAGCTACAATCAGTATCTTGCTCCACCATATCCACACAATTTGCTTCCACTTTATTTTGTGGCAATTGCAGTATTATTTTTGTTAACTCGTTTAATTTATAAGTACCGCAGACCCATACGTTTCCAGCTGTTTTCTTCGACGGCTCAAAATAATGCTCATTGATCCTAATAAATTGGCAGTTATCTTTTCTTGGTATATCGTAATCTGTGATAATAAAATCGGTCGAAGATAACACCACTTCTTCAGTAAGTAATTCACAGCTCAAGCCAAAATAACGAAGGTATCGACCAATAAAACCTTCTAAATAGAGATTTTTAATATCAATAAAACAGCGAACATTACTTTCTTTATAAATATTCTGTTTAAAAGAAGGCTCAATTCCTTCTAAAGCACCATAAAGAGGTATACGAACTGTAAAGCGGCTACCAATATTTTCTTGGGAAACAACGCTGATATCCCCATCCATTAAGTTAATTAGCTTTTCACAAATAGCTAAACCTAATCCTGTCCCTTCTGATGCACTTTCTGTATTTTGAGATACTTGGAAGAATGGTTCAAAAAGCTCATGCAATGCTTTATCGCTGATCCCTCGCCCTGTATCGTGAATATCGAAATAGAGATAATAATCATCTTTATAAAGATGCAAGGTAATACACCCTGTCGTAGTGAATTTAATACTGTTATTCAATAAATTAGAGATAACTTGTTGCACACGAACAGGATCACTATTTACAATTTTAGGTACATCAGG is from Proteus columbae and encodes:
- the rcsB gene encoding response regulator transcription factor RcsB; the protein is MNNLNIIIADDHPIVLFGIRKSLEQIEWVNVVGEFEDSTSLINNLPKLNVDALITDLSMPGDKYGDGITLIKYIKRHYPNLSIIVLTMNNNPAILSAVLDLEIEGIVLKQGAPTDLPKALAALQKGKKFMPESVAKLLEKVNANGYGDKRLSPKESEVLRLFAEGFLVTEIAKKLNRSIKTISSQKKSAMMKLGVDNDIALLNYLSSVTIDKEINGPD